A part of Rhodamnia argentea isolate NSW1041297 chromosome 8, ASM2092103v1, whole genome shotgun sequence genomic DNA contains:
- the LOC125316331 gene encoding uncharacterized protein LOC125316331, translating into MIAKSGSGEDHVAILRKLFERLRKYRLRLNPAKCVFGAKSRKLLGFMVSSRGIEIDPSKVKAICELRPPSSVKEVRGLLGRLNYVARFISRLSETAKPFFKLLKKNAKIVWDIECRTAFLKIQHYPTHSPVLVPLVPSVPLILYPTIYKESLGAVLQDTLHHQIMLTTECDPIKYPLEKPALVGKLAKWQILISEFDVQTIIRKSVKGRAIADMLAESVAGSQIEDGIDPLDDRVLPITTEKWIMYFDGAVNLSGSGTGAVLISPDGQHYPVAAKLLFPCTNNIAEYEACILGLQAAVEMEIRRPQVYGDSALIILQTEGKWKTRDPKLIPYHEFLEDIIEEFDEIAFEYLPGAQNRFADALATLSSMFQVTAGSDIKPLRIEILKHSAYSMLIEEEADGEPWYQDIKVYLQTRKFPEDSEAADRKYPMKLSSKFFLGGDTLYKRLYDSVLPRCVDAKEANRLMIEIHEGECGSHMNGHLLSKKIMRLGYYWLTLEADLLPVETEIPSLRIPSRLKLSEAEWIQQRYEQLNMIDEKRLQAIRHGRCYQKRVAKSFNRKVRPRLFKIGDLVLKKRLAFIPHPGDKFTPNYEGPYPIKKVLPGGALILAEMDGRVRSSPVNADMVKKYFP; encoded by the exons atgatcgcgAAGTCCGGATCAGGCGAAGACCATGTTGCGATTCTCCGCAAGCTATTTGAGCGCCTACGTAAATACCGATTACGTCTCAATCCCGCAAAGTGCGTATTTGGGgcaaaatctagaaaattaCTGGGCTTCATGGTTAGTAGTAGGGGCATTGAGATTGATCCGTCCAAGGTAAAAGCCATATGCGAGCTGCGACCCCCGTCTTCCGTGAAGGAAGTTCGCGGTTTGCTAGGGAGATTGaactatgtggcaagattcataTCTCGGTTGTCAGAGACTGCCAAGCCattttttaaacttctcaaGAAAAATGCGAAGATTGTGTGGGATATCGAATGTCGGACCGCTTTCTTGAAGATTCAGCATTATCCGACCCATTCCCCTGTTCTTGTTCCACTTGTTCCTAGCGTGCCTCTAATCCTTTATCCGACCATCTACAAGGAGTCCTTGGGAGCCGTACTG CAAGATACCCTTCACCATCAGATTATGTTAaccaccgaatgtgatcccatcaaatatCCGCTAGAAAAGCCGGCGTTGGTTGGCAAATTGGCCAAGTGGCAGATTCTCATTTCTGAGTTCGATGTGCAGACTATAATACGTAAGTCGGTGAAAGGTCGAGCTATAGCAGATATGTTAGCAGAGAGCGTTGCGGGATCACAGATCGAAGATGGGATAGATCCTCTCGATGATCGTGTTTTACCGATAACTACAGAAAAGTGGATCATGTACTTCGACGGAGCCGTTAACTTATCCGGATCCGGCACAGGGGCAGTCCTTATCTCCCCGGATGGCCAGCACTATCCAGTAGCCGCCAAGTTATTAtttccgtgcaccaacaacatcgCTGAATACGAGGCTTGCATTCTCGGGCTGCAGGCTGCCGTGGAAATGGAAATTCGGAGACCGCAAGTTTATGGCGACTCTGCCCTCATTATCCTTCAAACAGAAGGCAAATGGAAGACTCGTGACCCGAAGTTGATCCCATATCATGAGTTTCTGGAAGATATAATCGAAGAGTTCGATGAGATAGCATTCGAGTATCTTCCCGGAGCCCAGAACCGGTTCGCAGACGCATTGGCCACCCTATCCTCAATGTTCCAAGTGACTGCAGGTTCGGACATCAAGCCATTGAGAATCGAAATCTTGAAGCATTCTGCTTACTccatgctaatagaagaagaggcggatGGAGAGCCATGGTATCAAGACATTAAGGTCTACTTGCAGACTAGAAAATTTCCCGAGGACAGTGAAGCGGCTGACAGGAAATATCCGATGAAACTAtcttcaaagtttttcctcGGCGGCGATACGTTGTACAAGAGGTTATATGACTCCGTTCTCCCGAGGTGCGTTGATGCCAAGGAAGCCAATCGCTTGATGATTGAAATCCATGAGGGTGAATGTGGTtcccatatgaatggccacctgttgagtaagaagatcatgagattgggaTATTACTGGCTCACTTTGGAAgccgatt tgcTACCAGTGGAAACAGAGATTCCATCACTCAGGATTCCGTCACGATTGAAACTATCAGAAGCAGAGTGGATTCAACAGAGATATGAACAGTTGAATATGATTGACGAGAAAAGACTGCAGGCTATCCGTCACGGTCGGTGTTACCAGAAGCGTGTGGCAAAGTCGTTCAACCGTAAAGTTCGTCCCCGGCTTTTCAAGATTGGTGACTTGGtgctgaagaagagattggcatttatacCGCACCCCGGAGACAAGTtcacgccaaactatgaagggccATATCCGATCAAGAAAGTCCTCCCTGGTGGCGCGTTGATTTTAGCCGAGATGGACGGCCGTGTCCGGTCGAGCCCCGTAAATGCCGATATGGTGAAGAAGtatttcccatga